The following coding sequences are from one Candidatus Zixiibacteriota bacterium window:
- a CDS encoding 2-phosphosulfolactate phosphatase codes for MQVDLYLTPIPFGRAKLSGRTVVAIDVLRSSTSTCAALLAGAKGVIPTPGPGEAGELWAKLGGDMAVLAGERDNVRIENFKLGNSPAEFTPETVGGKFVIMTTTNGTGVYRDAVGADLVLCCALVNVSAVARKAAAAGHGLVLVCSGQEGGFSIEDTICAGMLVHLLATEHKLNLALNDAGSLALLLYRSNKSALKKTIQQGEHGRRLTELGFGADVETAAAVDTMPVLPVMVDGRLVADVDPPAAPPAEPA; via the coding sequence ATGCAGGTGGACCTGTACCTGACGCCGATCCCGTTCGGGCGGGCGAAGCTGTCGGGTCGGACGGTGGTGGCGATCGACGTTCTGCGGTCGTCCACCTCGACCTGCGCGGCGCTCCTGGCCGGGGCGAAGGGAGTGATCCCGACGCCCGGCCCCGGCGAGGCGGGCGAACTCTGGGCCAAGCTGGGGGGGGACATGGCCGTGCTGGCGGGGGAGCGGGACAACGTGCGGATCGAGAATTTCAAGCTCGGCAATTCGCCCGCGGAGTTCACGCCGGAGACGGTCGGCGGCAAATTCGTGATCATGACGACGACGAACGGGACGGGCGTGTACCGGGACGCGGTGGGAGCGGACCTGGTGCTCTGCTGCGCGCTGGTCAATGTCAGCGCCGTGGCCCGCAAGGCGGCCGCGGCCGGGCACGGCCTCGTGCTCGTCTGCTCGGGGCAGGAGGGCGGGTTTTCGATCGAGGATACGATCTGCGCCGGCATGCTCGTGCACCTGCTGGCCACCGAACACAAACTGAATCTCGCGCTGAACGACGCCGGGTCGCTGGCCCTCCTGTTGTACCGCTCGAACAAGAGCGCCCTGAAGAAGACCATTCAGCAGGGGGAGCACGGCCGCCGACTGACCGAACTGGGGTTCGGGGCGGACGTGGAGACGGCGGCCGCGGTCGACACCATGCCAGTGCTCCCGGTCATGGTCGACGGCCGCCTGGTGGCGGACGTGGATCCGCCCGCGGCTCCGCCGGCCGAGCCGGCGTGA
- a CDS encoding BatA domain-containing protein, giving the protein MFNFLNSGVLFAALAALIPLLIHLFSKRRVKIVEFSSLKHLKEMQRRQVRRLKIRQILLLLLRMAIILALVLAFARPTTEGGALGSHAAVSAVVLFDNSASMDRSVRDGNLFALAKQRTQKLLETFGESDEVALVPLCRTAAAEGAGRFGSAAAAQQELAQVPASALRADFAGALGRASDLIAQASNLTREIYIVSDRQRASLPDSGLKLEGKVQVFVVALPDEDAENVGVAGVDFGGQLLVPEHDFEVVAQVHNYGAAARTDLIASLYLDGRRVAQTDAAAPAGGDEAVRFTQSVARGGFHSGWVELSDDRFPSDNRYYFTFRIPEQFTVLMVAGDPAAQFISLALTPSGDLAQYWSVKQARPEDLGTVDLAEYDVIMLPGTPAIADAYVGRIKAAVRRGTSLFLTYGGGADAASFNRTWADIAGVVIDEAARTDFSRAGYYTLESVVKEHPIFSVFSFAEKLPDLKFYTLPRLHTVGEAAEIATFSGGRPALVEARYGEGRVVTFAGPMAPAYSDMVGHAFFVPFVSRVAEYLAADLSSYDLKLYARASTPRVISLRGAISGSLELIAPDSSRYYLSPEESEGRVLVRAQPVERPGIYQVRYAGQEVDRFAVNIDPAEGDLAAADVDRFAQAVGAPEHRELAAEGNLAGLIAESRYGRELWQLFLWIAAGLLLAEMLLARGAPPEEPG; this is encoded by the coding sequence GTGTTCAACTTTCTCAATTCGGGCGTGCTGTTCGCCGCGCTCGCGGCGCTGATTCCGCTTCTGATTCACCTCTTTTCGAAGCGGCGGGTGAAGATCGTCGAGTTTTCGTCGCTGAAGCATCTCAAGGAGATGCAGCGGCGGCAGGTGCGGCGGCTAAAGATCCGCCAGATTCTCTTGCTGCTGTTGCGGATGGCGATCATCCTCGCCCTCGTGCTGGCCTTCGCCCGGCCGACCACCGAGGGGGGGGCGCTCGGCTCGCACGCCGCGGTCTCGGCGGTCGTGCTCTTCGACAACTCGGCCTCGATGGATCGCTCGGTCCGCGACGGCAACCTGTTCGCGCTGGCGAAGCAGCGGACGCAGAAGCTTCTGGAGACGTTCGGCGAGTCGGACGAGGTGGCGCTCGTGCCGCTGTGCCGGACGGCGGCGGCGGAGGGAGCGGGGCGGTTCGGATCGGCGGCCGCGGCGCAGCAGGAGCTCGCGCAGGTCCCGGCCAGCGCTCTTCGGGCCGACTTCGCGGGGGCGCTGGGACGGGCCTCCGACCTTATCGCGCAGGCCTCCAACCTCACCCGGGAGATCTACATAGTGAGCGACCGCCAGCGGGCCTCGCTGCCCGACAGCGGCCTGAAGCTCGAGGGCAAGGTGCAGGTGTTCGTGGTCGCGCTGCCCGATGAGGACGCCGAGAATGTCGGGGTGGCGGGCGTGGATTTCGGCGGGCAGTTGCTCGTGCCGGAGCATGATTTCGAGGTGGTCGCGCAGGTGCACAACTACGGGGCGGCGGCCCGGACCGACCTGATCGCCTCGCTCTATCTCGACGGCCGGCGGGTGGCGCAGACGGACGCGGCGGCGCCGGCGGGGGGCGACGAGGCGGTGCGGTTCACCCAGTCGGTCGCCCGCGGCGGGTTCCACTCGGGCTGGGTGGAGCTGTCCGACGACCGGTTCCCCTCGGACAACCGCTACTACTTCACCTTCCGCATCCCGGAGCAGTTCACGGTGCTCATGGTCGCGGGGGATCCGGCGGCCCAGTTCATCAGTCTCGCGCTCACCCCCTCCGGCGACCTCGCCCAGTACTGGTCGGTGAAGCAGGCGCGGCCGGAGGATCTCGGCACGGTTGATCTGGCCGAGTACGACGTGATCATGCTGCCGGGGACGCCGGCGATCGCGGATGCCTATGTCGGGCGGATCAAGGCGGCGGTGCGGCGGGGGACCTCGCTCTTTCTCACCTACGGCGGCGGCGCCGATGCGGCCTCGTTCAACCGGACCTGGGCCGACATCGCGGGGGTGGTGATCGACGAGGCGGCGCGGACGGACTTCTCGCGCGCCGGGTACTACACGCTGGAGTCGGTGGTCAAGGAGCACCCGATTTTCTCCGTGTTTTCGTTCGCGGAGAAACTCCCCGACCTGAAATTCTACACGCTGCCCAGGCTGCACACGGTCGGGGAGGCGGCGGAGATCGCGACGTTCTCCGGCGGCCGCCCGGCGCTGGTGGAGGCCCGGTACGGCGAGGGACGGGTGGTGACGTTCGCCGGGCCGATGGCGCCGGCGTACTCCGACATGGTCGGCCACGCCTTCTTCGTCCCCTTCGTATCGCGGGTGGCCGAGTACCTCGCCGCCGACCTCTCGAGCTACGACCTGAAGCTGTACGCCCGGGCGAGCACGCCGCGGGTGATCTCCCTCAGGGGGGCGATCTCCGGGTCGCTGGAGCTGATCGCCCCGGACAGCAGCCGCTACTACCTGTCGCCGGAGGAATCGGAGGGAAGGGTGCTGGTGCGGGCGCAGCCGGTCGAGCGGCCGGGGATCTACCAGGTGCGGTACGCCGGGCAGGAGGTCGACCGGTTCGCGGTCAACATCGACCCGGCCGAGGGCGACCTGGCGGCGGCGGATGTCGACCGGTTCGCGCAGGCGGTCGGCGCGCCGGAGCACCGCGAGCTGGCGGCCGAGGGGAATCTCGCCGGTCTCATCGCTGAGTCCCGCTACGGGCGGGAGCTGTGGCAGCTCTTCCTGTGGATCGCGGCCGGGCTCCTGCTGGCCGAGATGCTGCTGGCGCGGGGCGCGCCCCCCGAGGAGCCGGGATGA
- a CDS encoding ABC-F family ATP-binding cassette domain-containing protein, whose product MTLLAAEGVSKKYQDQVLFDAVSFTITAADRIGLVGRNGIGKTTLFELLTGRVAADAGTVTLAKHCVIDYVPQDKTSVLDWELFALVASARRDLAQMRCEITELEEHLADDPHDARRLERLGQVQHEFEAAGGFGFESEVRLILEGLGFERARHRDRLATFSGGEKNRAGLAMALAGCGNLLLLDEPTNHLDIESTVWLEEYLRKLEKACVIVSHDRRFLSRTVDKVWEIQFGKIHQYVGGFEKYLVERAERKRLHEHHYRHQQEEIRRIEEFIRRNMAGQKTRQAQSKLKYLSRIKRIPPPRGEGAGPSIAVRSSGRSFAHVLEVRSVTLAYGAEPVLRNVSFDLYRGEKIGLVGRNGSGKSTLLKALIGELAPVSGELRLGANVDVVYFDQDLDNLRLEATVLDNIWEEDPMAEVGAMRSFLARFGFTGEDCFKRVSALSGGERTKLSLARIIYHPANFLIFDEPTNHLDIDSREALEEALGRFDGSCLIVSHDRHFLDRVADRIIHLAGGTAFVYGGGYSHFEEKQAEAAAAALEAAPRPDKEKSREVYQAFKEASRVKARLKKALKSTRSKIADHERELEELEDGIARRIPRTDWEALEAASRRKQEVEAALLALYGELEELERRDCD is encoded by the coding sequence ATGACGCTGCTCGCCGCGGAGGGTGTTTCCAAGAAGTACCAGGACCAGGTGCTGTTCGACGCCGTCTCGTTCACCATCACGGCCGCCGACCGGATCGGCCTGGTCGGGCGCAACGGGATCGGCAAGACGACGCTCTTTGAGCTGCTCACCGGGCGGGTGGCGGCCGACGCCGGGACGGTGACGCTCGCGAAGCACTGCGTGATCGATTACGTGCCGCAGGACAAGACCTCGGTGCTCGACTGGGAGCTGTTCGCGTTGGTGGCCTCGGCCCGCCGGGATCTCGCCCAGATGCGGTGCGAGATCACCGAACTCGAGGAGCACCTGGCGGACGATCCCCACGACGCGCGCCGGCTCGAGCGGCTCGGGCAGGTGCAGCACGAGTTCGAGGCCGCGGGCGGATTCGGATTCGAGAGCGAGGTCCGCCTCATTCTCGAGGGCCTCGGGTTCGAGCGCGCCCGCCACCGCGACCGGCTGGCCACCTTCTCGGGCGGCGAGAAGAACCGCGCGGGGCTGGCCATGGCCCTGGCCGGATGCGGCAATCTCCTGTTGCTCGACGAGCCGACCAACCACCTCGACATCGAATCGACCGTCTGGCTGGAGGAGTACCTGCGCAAGCTGGAGAAGGCCTGCGTGATCGTCTCGCACGACCGGCGCTTCCTCAGCCGCACGGTCGACAAGGTGTGGGAAATCCAGTTCGGGAAAATTCACCAGTATGTCGGCGGATTCGAGAAGTACCTCGTCGAGCGGGCCGAGCGCAAGCGGCTCCACGAGCACCACTACCGCCACCAGCAGGAAGAGATCCGGCGCATCGAGGAATTCATCCGGCGGAACATGGCCGGGCAGAAGACGAGGCAGGCGCAGTCGAAGCTGAAGTACCTGTCGCGGATCAAGCGCATCCCTCCGCCGCGGGGCGAGGGCGCCGGGCCGAGTATCGCGGTGAGGTCCTCGGGACGGTCGTTTGCCCACGTGCTCGAGGTGCGGTCGGTGACGCTGGCCTACGGCGCGGAGCCGGTCCTGCGGAATGTCAGTTTCGATCTCTACCGGGGGGAGAAGATCGGGCTGGTCGGCCGGAACGGATCGGGCAAGTCGACGCTGCTCAAAGCGCTGATCGGCGAGCTCGCCCCGGTGAGCGGCGAGCTCCGCCTCGGGGCGAATGTCGACGTCGTCTATTTCGACCAGGACCTGGACAACCTCCGGCTCGAGGCCACGGTGCTCGACAACATCTGGGAGGAGGATCCGATGGCCGAGGTCGGGGCGATGCGGTCGTTTCTCGCCCGTTTCGGATTCACCGGGGAGGACTGCTTCAAGCGCGTGTCCGCGCTGTCGGGGGGGGAGCGGACGAAACTGTCGCTGGCGCGGATCATCTACCACCCGGCCAATTTCCTGATTTTCGACGAGCCGACCAACCACCTCGACATCGACTCGCGCGAGGCGCTCGAGGAAGCGCTCGGGCGGTTCGACGGGAGCTGCCTCATTGTCAGCCACGACCGGCACTTCCTCGACCGGGTGGCCGACCGGATCATCCACCTGGCCGGCGGGACCGCTTTCGTCTACGGCGGCGGCTACAGCCATTTCGAAGAGAAGCAGGCGGAAGCGGCCGCGGCCGCGCTCGAGGCCGCGCCGAGGCCGGACAAGGAAAAATCGCGGGAGGTCTACCAGGCGTTCAAGGAAGCCTCGCGGGTCAAGGCGCGCCTGAAGAAGGCGTTGAAGTCGACGCGCTCAAAGATCGCCGATCACGAGCGGGAGCTGGAGGAACTCGAGGACGGGATCGCCCGCCGCATTCCGCGCACCGATTGGGAAGCGCTCGAGGCCGCTTCGCGGCGCAAGCAGGAGGTGGAAGCGGCGCTCCTGGCGCTGTACGGCGAACTTGAGGAACTGGAGCGGCGCGACTGTGATTAG
- a CDS encoding flavodoxin family protein, translating into MISLLVISGSPVPGASTDILLRQAADAVRRGLRGAARVRTTFVKLNDLRILPCQACGEAPTPQFCFFDDDMAPLYRELARCDCLLFGSPIHFDTVSSQAKLFIDRCNCVRPADFRGADPDHGFLKLIARKRPGAMVLVSGERQWTEGARRVIAGFFKWAEVTNEGLLTYRTRGLEAGEAAGSAAALAEADALGHRLAGLLRRRCG; encoded by the coding sequence GTGATTAGTCTGCTGGTTATATCGGGCTCGCCCGTGCCGGGAGCCTCGACCGACATCCTTCTGCGGCAGGCGGCGGACGCAGTCCGCCGCGGTCTGCGCGGCGCGGCGCGGGTGCGCACGACCTTTGTCAAGCTCAACGATCTTCGCATCCTCCCTTGCCAGGCGTGCGGCGAGGCGCCGACACCCCAGTTTTGTTTTTTTGATGACGACATGGCGCCGCTCTACCGCGAGCTGGCGCGCTGCGACTGCCTGCTGTTCGGGAGCCCGATTCATTTCGACACGGTGTCGAGCCAGGCGAAGCTGTTCATCGACCGATGCAACTGTGTGCGGCCGGCGGATTTTCGCGGGGCCGATCCCGACCACGGTTTCCTCAAGCTCATCGCGCGCAAGCGGCCGGGGGCGATGGTGCTGGTGAGCGGGGAGCGGCAGTGGACCGAGGGAGCCCGGCGCGTGATCGCGGGGTTCTTCAAATGGGCCGAGGTGACCAACGAGGGGCTGCTCACCTACCGCACCCGGGGGCTCGAGGCGGGCGAGGCGGCCGGTTCGGCGGCGGCCCTGGCCGAGGCCGACGCGCTCGGACACAGGCTGGCCGGATTGCTCCGGAGGCGCTGTGGGTGA
- a CDS encoding class I SAM-dependent methyltransferase: MGDEQTRRYYRRRAPEYEQIYYRDNPPRRKEIDDEAAFLRGLADGREVLDLGCGTGYWTQILAERAALVAAADIAPEMIAQAGRKEYRRPPHFLIADLEHPPFAEGAFDLVVLAFWLSHQPRETFPTFFPMLGRLVRRGGRLWMIDNNPPAEGRSLPAAGVDAHGNNFRRRFLDNGEPFVILKNYFQRDELVSLCAPYGRVDRLVYGTYYWSILLSDMNL, from the coding sequence GTGGGTGACGAGCAGACGCGGCGGTACTACCGGCGACGCGCACCGGAGTACGAACAGATCTACTACCGCGACAATCCCCCGCGCCGAAAAGAGATCGACGACGAGGCCGCTTTCCTGCGCGGACTGGCCGACGGCCGCGAGGTGCTCGACCTCGGCTGCGGCACGGGCTACTGGACCCAGATCCTGGCCGAGCGGGCGGCCCTGGTGGCGGCCGCGGACATCGCCCCCGAGATGATCGCCCAGGCCGGCCGCAAGGAGTACCGCCGACCCCCGCACTTTCTCATCGCCGACCTTGAACACCCCCCGTTCGCAGAGGGGGCGTTCGATCTGGTGGTCCTGGCGTTCTGGCTGTCGCACCAGCCGAGAGAGACGTTCCCGACATTTTTTCCGATGCTCGGACGGCTGGTGAGAAGGGGCGGGCGCCTCTGGATGATCGATAACAATCCGCCGGCCGAGGGACGGTCGCTGCCGGCGGCCGGGGTTGATGCCCACGGCAACAATTTCCGCCGGCGGTTTCTGGACAACGGTGAGCCGTTCGTGATCTTGAAGAACTACTTTCAGCGGGACGAGCTGGTTTCGCTGTGCGCGCCCTACGGGCGCGTGGACCGCTTGGTCTACGGCACCTACTACTGGTCAATCTTATTATCCGACATGAACTTATGA
- the rpmE gene encoding 50S ribosomal protein L31 has translation MKAEGHPKTFDVTITCSCGATYPNRSTKKNISVEICSNCHPFFTGKQRLIDTAGRVERFIQKYKKYQKDSK, from the coding sequence GTGAAAGCTGAAGGACACCCGAAGACATTCGACGTGACGATCACCTGTTCGTGCGGGGCGACCTATCCGAACCGGTCGACCAAGAAAAATATCAGTGTCGAAATCTGCTCGAACTGCCATCCGTTTTTCACTGGGAAGCAGCGCCTGATTGACACGGCCGGCCGGGTCGAGCGCTTCATCCAGAAGTACAAGAAGTACCAGAAGGATTCGAAGTAA
- a CDS encoding DUF1385 domain-containing protein, with protein MPDLNVGGQAVIEGVMMRSADRIATAVRKPNGEILVKCEPYLSLTKRHRVLGAPIIRGTVSFAEMLVVGIRTLNFSADVAMREIEAAEAEKNGAAAAPGKDKKSNALVLELSVAAAFALGIGLFFFLPLALASLVGIKKDAVGFNLLAGGIRLALFVGYVWMISFLKDFKRIFQYHGAEHKSIYAYEMGDDLTPGRAALYTRFHPRCGTSFILIVALTAILIYAVSDSLFAVIAGHPPSLATRFAVHLALLPLVAGGSYELLKLSGRTRDHKVTRVLIQPGLWLQAITTREPSFDQLEVAIVALETALGRTESKVAATRIPVS; from the coding sequence ATGCCGGACTTGAATGTAGGCGGGCAGGCCGTGATCGAGGGCGTAATGATGCGCTCGGCCGATCGCATCGCCACCGCCGTGCGAAAACCCAACGGCGAGATTCTCGTCAAGTGCGAGCCCTACCTCTCTCTCACCAAGCGGCATAGGGTGCTCGGGGCGCCGATCATCCGCGGAACGGTCTCGTTTGCGGAGATGCTCGTGGTCGGCATCAGGACGCTGAATTTCTCGGCGGACGTGGCCATGCGGGAAATCGAGGCGGCCGAGGCGGAAAAGAACGGCGCCGCGGCGGCGCCCGGGAAGGATAAAAAGTCGAACGCGCTGGTGTTAGAGCTGTCGGTGGCGGCCGCCTTCGCGCTCGGCATCGGCCTGTTTTTCTTTCTCCCGCTCGCGCTGGCCTCGCTGGTCGGGATCAAGAAAGATGCGGTCGGGTTCAATCTCCTGGCCGGGGGAATCCGGCTGGCGCTGTTTGTCGGCTATGTCTGGATGATCTCGTTCCTGAAGGATTTCAAGCGCATTTTCCAGTACCACGGGGCGGAGCACAAATCGATTTACGCCTACGAGATGGGGGATGACCTCACGCCCGGGCGGGCGGCGCTCTACACGCGCTTCCACCCCCGCTGCGGCACCTCGTTTATCCTCATCGTGGCGCTCACGGCGATCCTGATCTATGCGGTGTCCGACTCTCTATTCGCGGTGATCGCCGGCCACCCGCCCTCGCTGGCGACCCGGTTTGCGGTGCACCTCGCGCTGCTGCCGCTGGTGGCCGGGGGATCCTACGAGCTGCTCAAGCTGTCGGGCCGGACGCGCGACCACAAGGTCACCCGGGTGCTGATCCAGCCGGGGCTCTGGCTGCAGGCGATCACCACCCGGGAGCCCTCGTTCGACCAGCTCGAGGTGGCGATCGTGGCGCTCGAGACGGCGCTCGGGCGGACGGAATCGAAAGTAGCGGCGACGCGGATTCCGGTGTCGTAG
- the prfA gene encoding peptide chain release factor 1 — translation MLDLVAKLENRLAAIDREMAEPGAASDQRRMIELGRERRRVEDVLAIGRDYRRLRAGIEEAQAVIRADEDDELMALAREELAAYESQIHEVERALKLKLLPKNPNDDKAAIIEIRAGTGGDEAGLFVGDIFRMYQRYADTRGWKLEILSSHPGLSGGFKEIIFSLDGEDAYGRMKYESGVHRVQRVPQTETQGRIHTSAVSVAVLPEAEEVDIEIKENEIKVDVFRSSGPGGQSVNTTDSAVRITHLPTGLVVTCQDEKSQLKNKVKALKVLRARLLDLQIAAQEAKIAAERRSMISTGDRSAKIRTYNFPQSRVTDHRINLTLYRLDQVLAGDVDLLIDELRRHEQEQQLKLQETAGAQL, via the coding sequence GTGCTTGATCTTGTGGCCAAATTGGAGAACCGCCTGGCCGCCATCGATCGCGAGATGGCCGAGCCGGGAGCGGCATCGGATCAGCGCCGGATGATCGAACTGGGACGGGAGCGCCGCCGGGTCGAGGACGTCCTCGCGATCGGGCGGGACTACCGCCGCCTCCGCGCCGGGATCGAGGAGGCCCAGGCGGTGATCCGCGCCGATGAGGACGACGAGCTGATGGCGCTGGCGCGCGAGGAGCTCGCCGCCTACGAGAGCCAAATCCACGAGGTCGAGCGGGCGCTCAAACTCAAACTCCTGCCCAAGAACCCCAACGACGACAAGGCGGCCATCATCGAGATCCGCGCCGGCACCGGGGGCGACGAGGCCGGCCTGTTTGTCGGCGACATCTTCCGCATGTACCAGCGCTACGCCGACACCCGGGGATGGAAGCTGGAGATTCTCAGCTCGCACCCGGGCCTCTCGGGGGGATTCAAGGAAATCATCTTTTCCCTCGACGGCGAGGACGCCTACGGGCGGATGAAATACGAATCCGGCGTCCACCGCGTGCAGCGGGTGCCGCAAACGGAGACGCAGGGGCGGATCCACACCTCGGCCGTCTCGGTGGCCGTGCTCCCGGAGGCGGAGGAAGTCGATATCGAGATCAAAGAAAACGAGATCAAGGTCGATGTGTTCCGGTCGAGCGGTCCGGGAGGGCAGTCGGTCAACACGACCGATTCGGCGGTCCGCATCACCCACCTCCCCACCGGCCTGGTGGTCACCTGCCAAGACGAGAAGTCGCAGTTGAAGAACAAGGTGAAGGCGCTGAAAGTGCTTCGGGCCCGGCTGCTGGACCTGCAGATCGCCGCGCAGGAGGCGAAGATCGCGGCCGAGCGGCGGTCGATGATTTCGACGGGCGACCGGTCGGCCAAGATCCGCACGTACAATTTTCCGCAGTCGCGCGTCACCGACCACCGCATCAACCTCACGCTCTACCGCCTCGACCAGGTGCTCGCCGGGGACGTCGACCTGCTCATCGACGAACTTCGGCGGCACGAGCAGGAGCAGCAGCTCAAACTCCAGGAGACGGCGGGGGCGCAGCTATGA
- the prmC gene encoding peptide chain release factor N(5)-glutamine methyltransferase: MTNRLRPLLARYAAQLAAAGIEQAEAELEWIFEHVLGVDRLRLYLEGDDLLTDAAAAQADAIVQRRLTRHPLQFILGEAWFYGRKFSVSEAVMAPTPETELLVETAVRSVGSRGLAAPRVLDVGVGSGVIAVTLALELPACRVTAVDISAEALAVARQNAAAHGVRDRVDLRVSDFFSAVAADERFDLIVSNPPYIAEPDYAGLAPEVRADPKIAMTAGPEGLDAIRVLVQEAPAHLVPGGRLMFEIGHDQADKVAALTARDPRYRTFVLLRDLNDRDRVIILGGD; this comes from the coding sequence ATGACCAACCGGCTCCGACCGCTGCTGGCCCGGTACGCCGCCCAACTGGCGGCGGCGGGAATCGAACAGGCGGAGGCGGAGCTCGAGTGGATTTTCGAACACGTGCTCGGTGTCGACCGGCTCCGGCTCTATCTCGAAGGGGACGACCTTCTCACCGACGCGGCGGCGGCGCAGGCCGACGCCATTGTCCAAAGGCGCCTGACCCGCCACCCGCTCCAGTTCATTCTCGGCGAAGCCTGGTTCTACGGACGGAAATTCTCGGTCAGCGAGGCGGTCATGGCGCCGACGCCGGAGACGGAATTGCTGGTCGAGACGGCGGTGCGGTCGGTGGGGAGCCGAGGTCTCGCCGCGCCGCGCGTGCTCGACGTCGGGGTCGGCTCGGGCGTGATCGCGGTGACCCTTGCGCTCGAACTACCCGCGTGCCGGGTGACGGCGGTGGACATATCGGCCGAGGCGCTCGCGGTGGCGCGGCAAAACGCGGCCGCCCACGGCGTCCGCGACCGCGTCGACCTGCGGGTGTCGGATTTTTTTTCGGCGGTGGCCGCCGACGAGCGGTTTGACCTGATCGTCTCCAACCCGCCGTATATCGCGGAGCCGGATTACGCCGGGCTGGCGCCGGAGGTGCGGGCGGATCCGAAGATCGCGATGACCGCCGGCCCCGAGGGGCTTGACGCGATCCGGGTCCTCGTGCAGGAGGCCCCGGCCCACCTCGTCCCGGGCGGACGGCTCATGTTCGAAATCGGCCACGACCAGGCGGACAAAGTCGCTGCGCTCACCGCCCGCGACCCGCGCTACCGCACGTTCGTTCTCCTCCGCGACCTCAACGACCGCGACCGCGTCATCATCCTGGGGGGCGACTGA
- the nth gene encoding endonuclease III, whose amino-acid sequence MPREGAAARRERAAEIVRILRRHYPGACTTLAYGSVHQLLVATILSQQNTDKGVNAVTPRLFRKYPTIEAFANADVDDLRADIASINYGPTKARAIIESALQILEQFGGEVPRTIGELVRLRGVGRKTASVVLGAGYGIAEGVVVDTHVIRVSGRLGLTAHSDAARIERDLMKILPQRDWIDWTHMVILHGRAVCTARRPACPACPLAARCPAAFKFPHLERGGGR is encoded by the coding sequence ATGCCGCGCGAGGGCGCGGCCGCCCGCCGGGAGCGGGCGGCGGAGATCGTCCGCATCCTCAGGCGGCACTATCCCGGCGCGTGCACCACGCTGGCTTACGGCTCGGTCCACCAGTTGCTCGTGGCGACCATTCTGTCGCAGCAGAATACCGACAAGGGGGTGAACGCGGTGACCCCCCGGCTGTTTCGGAAGTACCCGACGATCGAGGCGTTCGCGAACGCCGATGTCGACGACCTGCGGGCGGACATCGCGTCAATCAACTACGGCCCGACCAAGGCGCGGGCGATCATTGAGTCGGCCCTGCAGATTCTCGAGCAGTTCGGCGGGGAGGTTCCCCGCACGATCGGTGAGCTGGTGAGGCTGCGCGGCGTGGGGCGGAAGACCGCCTCGGTGGTGCTTGGGGCCGGGTACGGCATCGCCGAGGGGGTGGTGGTCGATACCCACGTGATCCGGGTGAGCGGGCGGCTGGGGCTCACGGCGCACTCGGATGCGGCCCGGATCGAGCGCGACCTGATGAAAATCCTGCCGCAGCGCGACTGGATCGACTGGACGCACATGGTCATCCTGCACGGGCGGGCGGTCTGCACGGCGCGCCGCCCCGCCTGTCCCGCCTGCCCGCTGGCGGCCCGCTGCCCCGCGGCGTTCAAATTCCCCCACCTGGAGAGGGGCGGGGGACGTTGA